Proteins encoded in a region of the Planococcus shixiaomingii genome:
- a CDS encoding gluconate:H+ symporter, protein MDWIIDSLPIISVALGVALLLFLNMKVKLNSFLALLISAIFVGILNGLRLPDVIESIKAGFGGTLGSLALIIGLGAVLGKLMVDSGAAQRVASTLLRKFGVKNIEWAILIVGGIFGISVFYEVAFIILAPLVISIAIEAKVSYMRLGITMVAAATMAHSLFPPQPGPTALVAAYGADMGMVYILGVVVFIPAVIAAGVILPRLLRNLDKPVPPLLKKPKEFADNEMPGFVISILVPLLPAIIITAATIINYFIEEGSLIHDIVNFFGSAEISLLLAVLVAIYVFGLRRGRKMHEVMDSFSGAIQSIAMIILIVGAGGAFKQIILDSGVGDYIASMMQNTSISPLIMAWLITAILRIATGTGVVSAITAAGIVGPMIHTFDVSPVLMVLATAAGSNTITHVNDASFWLFKEYFNLSIKETFRTWGLLLLTTSLVGLGVVLILDLFM, encoded by the coding sequence ATGGATTGGATTATTGATTCGCTGCCGATTATCTCGGTCGCGCTAGGCGTAGCCTTGCTGTTGTTCTTGAATATGAAAGTGAAATTGAACAGTTTTCTTGCGTTATTAATTTCTGCAATTTTTGTCGGGATTTTAAACGGTTTAAGATTGCCGGATGTTATTGAATCAATCAAAGCCGGTTTCGGCGGAACACTCGGAAGCTTAGCGCTGATTATCGGTCTGGGTGCCGTACTTGGTAAATTAATGGTCGACTCAGGAGCTGCGCAGCGTGTAGCTTCAACCTTATTGAGAAAATTCGGCGTGAAAAACATCGAATGGGCGATTCTGATCGTCGGCGGTATTTTCGGAATTTCTGTGTTTTATGAAGTGGCCTTCATCATCCTAGCGCCGCTTGTCATCAGTATTGCAATTGAAGCGAAAGTTTCGTATATGCGTCTTGGAATCACGATGGTTGCCGCTGCTACAATGGCGCACAGTTTATTCCCGCCTCAGCCAGGCCCGACTGCACTTGTCGCTGCGTATGGTGCGGACATGGGTATGGTTTACATATTAGGAGTCGTAGTATTCATACCGGCAGTCATTGCTGCAGGAGTGATCTTGCCGAGATTGCTGCGCAATCTGGATAAGCCGGTTCCGCCTCTTTTGAAAAAACCGAAAGAATTTGCGGACAATGAAATGCCAGGTTTTGTAATCAGTATTTTGGTGCCGTTATTGCCGGCTATCATTATCACTGCTGCTACAATCATCAACTATTTTATCGAAGAAGGCTCTTTGATCCACGACATCGTCAACTTCTTCGGCAGTGCTGAAATCAGCTTGCTTCTTGCTGTGTTGGTCGCTATTTATGTGTTCGGCCTTCGCCGCGGACGCAAAATGCACGAAGTCATGGATTCGTTCTCGGGTGCTATCCAAAGCATTGCCATGATCATCCTGATTGTCGGTGCCGGTGGTGCTTTCAAACAAATCATTCTGGATTCCGGCGTCGGCGATTACATCGCGTCGATGATGCAGAATACAAGCATTTCACCGTTGATCATGGCCTGGCTCATTACAGCCATCCTGCGTATTGCCACAGGTACAGGCGTAGTGTCTGCCATTACGGCGGCAGGGATTGTAGGGCCGATGATTCATACGTTTGATGTCAGCCCAGTGTTGATGGTTCTTGCGACTGCTGCAGGAAGCAACACGATCACGCACGTCAATGATGCATCGTTCTGGCTCTTCAAAGAATACTTCAACTTATCGATCAAAGAGACATTCAGAACATGGGGCTTGCTGCTATTGACGACTTCTCTCGTCGGCCTTGGTGTTGTACTGATTCTTGATTTGTTCATGTAA
- a CDS encoding RtcB family protein: protein MKTTVFGEHEEQTLRQFQNCLNTGQVIGGVLCADGHYGYSQPVGGVVVYDRQISPSGVGYDIACGNKAVLTNLKYNDIKKDLPQIMNAINAKISFGIGRKNKEQVDHELFDDPDWNVYRQIGQQEHDKLKKLAIEQLGTVGSGNHYVDILVDEKTQDVWVANHFGSRGFGHKTASGFLNLANGRLFSDKAPGESMEQAPTLLDLDSEVGDMYYRAMTLAGRYAYAGRDYVADQVLSILGAAPLFSVHNHHNFAWKENHFGQETIVVRKGATPSAAGQLGFIGGSMGDICVIVKGKDTEANINAFSSTVHGAGRIMSRTQAAGKMNWKTRQRSGGQITEKQMYRAVKAFGVELRGAGTDESPFVYRKLQTVLDAHKDTIEVLHVLKPVGVCMAGANELDPYKD from the coding sequence ATGAAAACGACCGTTTTTGGGGAACATGAAGAACAAACATTGCGGCAGTTCCAGAACTGCTTGAATACCGGCCAAGTCATAGGAGGCGTGCTTTGCGCGGACGGCCATTACGGCTACAGCCAGCCGGTGGGCGGAGTGGTGGTTTACGACCGCCAAATCTCGCCGTCCGGTGTCGGCTACGATATCGCCTGCGGAAATAAAGCCGTGCTGACTAACTTGAAATACAATGATATCAAAAAAGACTTGCCGCAAATCATGAATGCCATTAACGCCAAGATTTCCTTTGGCATCGGGCGGAAAAACAAAGAGCAGGTCGATCACGAATTGTTCGACGATCCAGACTGGAATGTCTATCGGCAAATTGGCCAGCAAGAGCACGACAAATTGAAGAAGCTGGCAATCGAGCAGCTCGGCACGGTTGGTTCCGGCAACCATTACGTGGACATCCTTGTTGACGAAAAGACACAAGATGTCTGGGTGGCCAACCATTTTGGCAGCCGCGGCTTTGGCCATAAAACGGCGAGCGGGTTTTTGAACTTGGCGAACGGCCGCCTGTTTTCCGATAAAGCGCCTGGCGAAAGCATGGAACAAGCGCCGACATTGCTCGATTTGGACAGTGAAGTCGGAGACATGTACTACCGGGCGATGACGCTCGCTGGCCGCTACGCCTACGCCGGACGGGATTACGTTGCCGACCAGGTGCTGTCGATTCTCGGTGCAGCGCCTCTTTTCTCGGTCCATAATCATCACAATTTTGCCTGGAAAGAAAATCATTTCGGCCAAGAGACGATTGTAGTCCGGAAAGGGGCGACGCCGTCTGCAGCTGGCCAGCTTGGTTTTATCGGCGGCAGCATGGGCGATATTTGCGTCATTGTGAAAGGAAAAGATACGGAAGCGAACATCAACGCTTTCAGCAGCACCGTGCATGGGGCCGGCCGCATCATGAGCCGGACACAAGCCGCCGGGAAGATGAACTGGAAAACCCGCCAACGTTCTGGCGGCCAAATCACCGAAAAGCAAATGTACAGAGCGGTCAAAGCATTTGGCGTCGAACTTCGCGGCGCGGGCACTGATGAAAGCCCGTTTGTTTACCGGAAACTCCAAACAGTGCTCGATGCCCATAAGGACACGATCGAAGTGCTGCATGTTTTGAAACCGGTCGGTGTCTGCATGGCAGGAGCAAACGAATTGGATCCGTATAAAGATTGA
- the nagZ gene encoding beta-N-acetylhexosaminidase: MTLKKKVGRLMIAGFYGKTVSDKIKHLIHTYHIGGIILFVRNIGTPAEILELTRNLQKEAKAAGYEKPLLICLDQENGTVRRISEGATAVPGAMLLGATHNPKHAYQAGIVTGKELKALGINWNLAPVVDINNNPENPVIGVRSFGEQANDVAEMAKQFMLGMRKAGILSTLKHFPGHGDTNVDSHRDLPVIDHDLKRLHEVELVPFKECIANGADAVMSAHVYFPALEKEPNVPATLSRAVITGLLREELGFDGVITTDCMEMDAIINGIGTVKGCVKALEAGADMVMVSHGYTMQEQVVLELTAALERGEISELQIDQSIARIERMMSNNISWADIEATQEVEAFIGSQEHYDEMKAIYRNGITEVGEKGVLIQGKTKVLVVYPADDYSAIAEDLHIANSALAEELKAVHEHVEAWEIDLSHYEEGLVDLVQKLETCDHVVVLTSNAARAKEQQKLVAQLIDSGKPVDVIAIRIPYDAALFPKANRRICTYEFTPTACEVVAEALIGQTAVNGKLPVTLGIYKNLN; this comes from the coding sequence ATGACACTAAAAAAGAAAGTTGGCCGCTTAATGATCGCCGGGTTTTACGGTAAGACCGTGTCAGATAAAATAAAACACCTGATCCATACTTACCATATCGGCGGCATCATTTTATTCGTCCGCAATATCGGCACACCGGCAGAAATTTTAGAACTCACTCGGAATCTGCAAAAGGAAGCGAAAGCAGCGGGCTATGAAAAACCGCTGCTCATCTGCCTTGATCAGGAAAACGGCACCGTCCGCAGAATCAGCGAAGGAGCCACCGCCGTTCCTGGCGCGATGCTGCTCGGAGCGACGCACAACCCAAAACACGCTTATCAAGCGGGCATCGTGACCGGAAAAGAACTGAAAGCGCTGGGTATCAACTGGAACCTTGCGCCTGTTGTTGATATCAACAACAATCCGGAAAATCCGGTCATTGGGGTCCGTTCTTTTGGTGAACAGGCTAATGATGTTGCGGAAATGGCTAAACAGTTTATGCTGGGCATGAGAAAAGCGGGCATCCTGTCGACGCTGAAACATTTTCCTGGGCATGGCGACACCAATGTGGATTCCCATCGGGATTTGCCGGTCATCGATCATGATTTAAAAAGGCTGCATGAAGTAGAACTTGTGCCATTCAAGGAATGCATTGCAAATGGGGCAGATGCCGTAATGAGTGCACACGTCTATTTTCCTGCCTTGGAAAAAGAACCCAATGTGCCTGCTACTTTGTCACGCGCAGTGATTACCGGACTGCTTCGGGAAGAGCTGGGGTTTGATGGCGTCATCACCACAGATTGCATGGAGATGGATGCCATCATAAATGGGATTGGTACGGTAAAAGGCTGCGTAAAGGCGCTCGAAGCTGGAGCGGATATGGTGATGGTGTCGCACGGCTATACCATGCAGGAACAAGTGGTTTTGGAATTAACGGCAGCTTTAGAGAGAGGAGAGATTTCAGAGTTGCAAATCGACCAGTCGATTGCGCGAATCGAGCGCATGATGTCTAACAATATATCTTGGGCTGATATTGAGGCAACTCAAGAAGTGGAAGCTTTTATTGGATCACAGGAACACTATGATGAGATGAAAGCAATCTATCGAAACGGCATTACGGAAGTGGGAGAAAAGGGCGTGCTTATCCAAGGGAAAACCAAGGTTCTAGTGGTTTATCCAGCGGACGATTATTCTGCTATAGCTGAAGACTTGCACATTGCCAATTCGGCATTAGCGGAAGAATTAAAGGCTGTCCATGAACACGTTGAAGCGTGGGAGATTGATTTGTCCCACTACGAAGAGGGGTTAGTTGATCTTGTCCAAAAATTAGAAACTTGCGATCACGTTGTGGTGCTGACTTCGAATGCAGCCAGGGCCAAAGAGCAGCAAAAACTGGTTGCCCAATTAATTGATAGCGGCAAGCCGGTAGACGTCATCGCCATTCGCATACCGTACGACGCGGCCTTGTTCCCCAAGGCAAACCGCCGGATTTGCACGTATGAATTTACGCCGACCGCTTGTGAAGTCGTTGCAGAAGCGTTAATTGGCCAAACAGCAGTTAACGGAAAACTTCCGGTAACGTTAGGCATTTATAAAAATTTGAATTGA